A single window of Pyrus communis chromosome 10, drPyrComm1.1, whole genome shotgun sequence DNA harbors:
- the LOC137749035 gene encoding methyl jasmonate esterase 1-like: MIEKILLENMTEKLLLFFLLFICLAKARTSTPSPPSNIHNQTQSPKHFVLIHGACHGAWIWYKVATLLKDSGHNVTALDLGASGINPIQVQQLPSLSEFVEPLTKLMVSLPPNEKVILVGHSMGGAVISIIMERFPHKIVAAVYVTAFMYGPTLNFSTIYAEVTKGYDAMDSQFRYDNGTNNPATSFLVGPKALATTVYQLSPPQDLTLALSLVRYFPLYNYDVIKLTKKKYGSVPRVFIVANQDRTLMLDVQNYMIKNNPPNEVKVINGSDHMVMFSKPVELFCHLQSIAEKYS; the protein is encoded by the exons ATGATAGAGAAAATATTATTGGAGAACATGACAGAAAAgctccttttgttttttcttttatttatttgcttGGCAAAAGCTAGAACCTCAACCCCATCCCCGCCCTCCAACATTCACAACCAAACTCAAAGTCCAAAACATTTTGTATTGATACATGGAGCTTGTCATGGAGCATGGATCTGGTATAAGGTGGCAACTCTCCTCAAGGACTCAGGTCACAATGTCACAGCTCTAGACTTGGGAGCATCCGGGATCAACCCGATTCAGGTACAGCAGCTCCCTTCGTTGTCGGAATTCGTCGAGCCCTTAACAAAGCTCATGGTGTCTCTACCACCAAATGAAAAGGTTATCCTTGTGGGTCACAGCATGGGGGGCGCAGTCATATCTATTATCATGGAGAGGTTCCCTCATAAAATTGTTGCTGCAGTATATGTCACGGCTTTTATGTATGGTCCCACTCTCAATTTCTCAACTATATATGCAGAG GTTACAAAAGGATATGATGCTATGGACTCTCAATTCAGATATGATAACGGAACCAACAACCCTGCAACCTCCTTTCTCGTTGGGCCTAAAGCCTTGGCGACAACCGTGTACCAGCTCTCACCACCACAG GATTTAACTCTAGCACTATCGTTGGTGAGATATTTTCCTTTATATAATTACGATGTAATAAAACTCACAAAGAAGAAGTATGGATCAGTTCCTAGAGTATTCATCGTGGCCAACCAAGACCGTACGCTAATGTTGGATGTGCAAAATTACATGATCAAGAACAATCCCCCAAATGAAGTGAAAGTGATAAACGGTTCTGATCATATGGTCATGTTCTCTAAACCAGTGGAGCTGTTCTGCCACCTCCAAAGTATTGCTGAGAAGTATTCATAA